A genomic stretch from Bosea sp. F3-2 includes:
- a CDS encoding outer membrane protein transport protein, whose amino-acid sequence MKGLVRTAAAATVSLAALLAAGAASASSFAIRSGQSAEGLGMAFAGAASGGIGMGSMAWNPATITMFPGRNSNWNFTYLNANASYDPTSVTRLGSPFGPASPIQNGTGNIGGDGGFIPASYSAWQLTDRLWIGMHTGAPYGLRSKPDNQVHAAQIYGRSAKVATINVSPTIGYQVNDWLSVGAALQVQWLNASLKQAAGIGPTAAPVIIEGDTIDFGYRFGFTLTPFQGTSIGLAYRSEVRQTLDGTLRTPLAVIPVKANLNLPDSVVFGVSQVINDQWQVHAGVEWTNWSRFRNIPVVSQLNGRPATSLNFQYDDAWFFSLGAEYKYSNALTLRAGVGYELSAVNDRNRTIFISDNDRLWLSAGASYQLTDKIKLDLGYTYIDVKKAKVNYDGAHPQQGAVFYTAEAKPYIHIASVGITYRWDDPTQTVPVHPVVRKY is encoded by the coding sequence ATGAAGGGCCTTGTCCGTACTGCTGCTGCCGCCACTGTCTCGCTTGCTGCTCTCCTCGCTGCCGGTGCTGCTTCGGCCAGCTCTTTCGCGATCCGCAGCGGCCAGAGCGCCGAAGGCCTTGGCATGGCCTTTGCCGGCGCGGCGTCGGGCGGCATCGGCATGGGTTCGATGGCCTGGAACCCGGCGACCATCACGATGTTCCCTGGCCGCAACAGCAACTGGAACTTCACCTACCTCAACGCCAATGCCAGCTACGATCCGACGTCGGTCACGCGCCTCGGCTCGCCCTTCGGCCCGGCCAGCCCGATCCAGAACGGCACGGGCAATATCGGCGGCGACGGCGGCTTCATCCCGGCATCCTATTCGGCCTGGCAGCTCACGGATCGCCTCTGGATCGGTATGCATACCGGGGCGCCCTACGGCCTGCGTTCGAAGCCCGACAATCAGGTGCATGCCGCTCAGATCTATGGCCGTTCCGCCAAGGTCGCCACGATCAACGTCTCGCCGACCATCGGTTATCAGGTCAACGATTGGCTCTCGGTCGGTGCGGCGCTGCAGGTCCAGTGGCTCAACGCCTCGCTGAAGCAGGCCGCCGGCATCGGCCCGACGGCGGCGCCGGTCATTATCGAAGGCGATACGATCGATTTCGGCTACCGCTTCGGCTTCACGCTGACGCCGTTCCAGGGCACCAGCATCGGTTTGGCCTATCGCTCGGAAGTGCGCCAGACGCTGGACGGCACCCTGCGCACTCCGCTTGCGGTCATTCCCGTCAAGGCCAATCTCAACCTGCCGGATTCGGTGGTGTTCGGCGTTTCGCAGGTCATCAACGACCAGTGGCAGGTGCATGCCGGCGTCGAATGGACGAACTGGAGCCGCTTCCGCAACATTCCGGTCGTCAGCCAGCTCAACGGCCGTCCGGCGACGAGCCTGAACTTCCAGTATGACGACGCCTGGTTTTTCTCGCTCGGCGCGGAATACAAGTACAGCAACGCGCTGACCCTGCGCGCCGGTGTCGGCTATGAACTCTCGGCCGTCAACGACCGCAACCGCACGATCTTCATCTCCGACAACGATCGTCTCTGGCTCTCGGCCGGTGCGAGCTACCAGCTCACCGACAAGATCAAGCTCGACCTCGGCTACACCTATATCGACGTGAAGAAGGCCAAGGTGAACTACGACGGCGCGCATCCGCAGCAGGGCGCCGTGTTCTACACCGCCGAAGCGAAGCCCTATATCCATATCGCCTCGGTCGGCATCACCTATCGCTGGGACGACCCGACCCAAACCGTCCCGGTTCACCCGGTGGTTCGCAAGTACTGA
- a CDS encoding fumarylacetoacetate hydrolase family protein yields MKLLRYGALGQEKPALLDAQGKLRDLSGVIPDLAGKTLTSASLAKIKALSPESLPLVSGSPRIGACVGDVHNFIAVGLNFADHAAETGAAIPKEPILFNKAPNCIVGPNDDVIIPKGSKKTDWEVELAIVIGDGGSYIEEKDAMAAIAGFCVCNDVSEREFQAERGGQWAKGKGCPTFGPLGPWLVTPDEIKDIQNLGMWLEVDGERVQNGSTKTMIFGAAYLVHYISQFMRLDPGDVITTGTPPGVGLGFKPPRFLKGGEVVTLGIEGLGEQKQNFVVYKG; encoded by the coding sequence TTGAAACTGCTCCGCTACGGCGCGCTTGGCCAGGAAAAGCCGGCTCTTCTCGATGCCCAGGGCAAGCTGCGCGACCTGTCCGGCGTCATCCCCGATCTTGCCGGCAAGACGCTGACCTCGGCGTCGCTCGCCAAGATCAAGGCGCTCTCGCCGGAATCGCTGCCGCTGGTTTCGGGGTCGCCGCGCATCGGCGCCTGCGTCGGCGATGTGCACAACTTCATCGCCGTCGGACTGAACTTCGCCGATCACGCGGCCGAGACGGGAGCGGCGATCCCCAAAGAGCCGATCCTGTTCAACAAGGCGCCGAACTGCATCGTCGGCCCCAATGACGACGTCATCATCCCGAAGGGCTCGAAGAAGACGGACTGGGAAGTCGAGCTCGCGATCGTGATCGGCGACGGCGGCTCCTACATCGAGGAGAAGGACGCGATGGCCGCGATCGCTGGCTTCTGCGTCTGCAACGACGTCTCCGAGCGCGAGTTCCAGGCCGAACGCGGCGGACAATGGGCCAAGGGCAAGGGCTGCCCGACCTTCGGCCCGCTCGGCCCCTGGCTGGTGACCCCCGACGAGATCAAGGACATCCAGAACCTCGGCATGTGGCTCGAGGTCGATGGCGAGCGTGTCCAGAACGGCTCGACCAAGACGATGATCTTCGGCGCCGCCTATCTCGTCCACTATATCAGCCAGTTCATGCGCCTCGACCCAGGCGATGTGATCACCACCGGTACGCCCCCCGGCGTCGGACTCGGCTTCAAGCCGCCGCGCTTCCTGAAAGGCGGCGAAGTGGTGACGCTCGGCATCGAGGGTCTCGGCGAGCAGAAGCAGAACTTCGTCGTCTACAAGGGCTGA
- a CDS encoding helix-turn-helix transcriptional regulator has protein sequence MAGSEFENTLIDGIYEAAIVPEGWSRVLRDTARFAGCKEALLGTVLDNDARLIASSPEFGEAYEEVLRRIPFGVNERAQRLLVHGRHGFITDKDVFSQDEIASTPLYQDILIPAGYGSAVATAIAAPSGDMTIVHCERSLSEGYVDARGVSALDSLRSHFARAGLLGRRLAMERARAASQALEMMGLPAAVLGLRGQVIDANALFQDLMPGVFQDRAARLAVAHAPADDLLAAAIAALSRPDQPQPVRSLPIPARRGGVPMVLHLSPVRGQARDVFSFASAIVVATPVTAGGGLEAGLIGGLFDLTPAEARLAAAIAGGHTPREAAQRLGVTEATARTTLKRILAKTGSRRQADLVGLLKSAAPPR, from the coding sequence GTGGCGGGCAGTGAGTTCGAAAACACGCTGATCGACGGCATCTATGAAGCCGCGATCGTGCCTGAGGGCTGGTCTCGCGTCTTGCGGGATACGGCCCGGTTCGCCGGCTGCAAGGAAGCGCTGCTCGGCACGGTTCTTGATAACGACGCGCGCTTGATCGCGTCCTCTCCCGAGTTCGGCGAGGCTTATGAGGAAGTGCTGCGGCGCATTCCCTTCGGCGTCAACGAGCGAGCACAGCGTCTGCTCGTCCATGGCCGGCATGGCTTCATCACGGACAAGGATGTTTTCAGCCAGGACGAGATCGCGAGCACGCCGCTCTATCAGGACATCCTGATTCCGGCCGGTTACGGTTCCGCTGTCGCCACTGCTATTGCCGCGCCGTCCGGCGACATGACGATCGTTCATTGCGAGCGGTCCTTGTCCGAAGGCTATGTCGACGCCAGAGGCGTCTCCGCCTTGGACAGCCTGCGGTCGCATTTTGCGCGCGCCGGTTTGCTGGGGCGCCGGCTGGCGATGGAGCGGGCGCGAGCCGCTTCGCAGGCCCTTGAAATGATGGGGCTCCCCGCCGCCGTCCTTGGGTTGCGGGGGCAGGTAATCGATGCCAACGCTTTGTTTCAGGATCTGATGCCGGGCGTTTTCCAGGACCGCGCGGCACGCCTTGCCGTCGCACATGCTCCCGCAGACGACCTGCTGGCCGCCGCCATCGCGGCGCTGTCGCGGCCTGATCAGCCCCAGCCGGTGCGGTCCCTGCCGATACCGGCGCGACGTGGCGGGGTGCCGATGGTGCTGCATCTCTCGCCGGTACGCGGACAGGCACGCGACGTCTTTTCTTTCGCCAGCGCGATCGTGGTCGCGACGCCGGTAACGGCGGGGGGCGGGCTTGAGGCCGGCCTGATCGGCGGGCTCTTCGATCTGACGCCGGCGGAAGCGCGCCTGGCGGCCGCGATCGCAGGCGGGCATACGCCCCGTGAAGCGGCGCAGCGCCTCGGCGTGACCGAGGCGACAGCTCGCACGACGCTGAAGCGCATTCTGGCAAAAACGGGCTCGCGCCGTCAGGCGGATCTCGTCGGACTGCTCAAGAGTGCCGCGCCGCCGCGTTGA
- the argC gene encoding N-acetyl-gamma-glutamyl-phosphate reductase has product MSQNLKTIFIDGEAGTTGLGIRERLAAVPEVAVKSIDPDKRKDPAARKDMMASVDLVVLCLPDDAAKESVMLADELGTDAPKIVDAATAHRVAPGWVYGFAELAPGHAEKIAKADRVANPGCYPTGAIALLRPLVDAGLMAHDHPVTVNAVSGYSGGGKSMIEEFETGVAPAFELYGLGLRHKHLPELQAYARLTRRPIFVPSVGNFRQGMLVSIPLHLDTLPGRPSVGDLHHTLAERYAGSTYVSVHSQEGMGGKIEPEALNDTNKLELRVFGQDDLGQAVLVARLDNLGKGASGAAVQNIRLMLGLPEG; this is encoded by the coding sequence ATGAGCCAGAACCTGAAAACCATCTTCATCGACGGCGAAGCCGGCACCACGGGTCTCGGCATCCGCGAAAGGCTGGCGGCGGTGCCGGAGGTCGCGGTCAAGAGCATCGACCCGGACAAGCGCAAGGACCCGGCCGCCCGGAAAGACATGATGGCGAGCGTCGATCTCGTCGTGCTCTGCCTGCCGGACGATGCCGCCAAGGAATCCGTCATGCTCGCTGATGAGCTCGGCACGGACGCGCCCAAGATCGTCGATGCCGCCACCGCGCATCGTGTCGCACCGGGCTGGGTCTACGGCTTCGCCGAGCTTGCGCCGGGCCACGCCGAGAAGATCGCGAAGGCGGATCGTGTCGCCAATCCGGGGTGCTACCCCACCGGCGCCATCGCGCTGCTGCGCCCGCTCGTCGATGCCGGGCTGATGGCGCATGATCACCCCGTCACGGTCAACGCAGTCTCCGGCTATTCCGGCGGCGGCAAGTCGATGATCGAGGAGTTCGAGACCGGCGTGGCGCCCGCTTTCGAGCTCTACGGGCTCGGCCTGCGCCACAAGCACCTGCCGGAGCTGCAGGCCTATGCGCGGCTGACCCGGCGGCCGATCTTCGTGCCCTCCGTCGGCAATTTCCGGCAGGGCATGCTGGTCTCGATTCCGCTGCATCTCGATACGCTGCCGGGACGGCCGAGCGTCGGCGATCTCCACCATACGCTGGCCGAGCGCTATGCGGGCTCGACCTATGTCAGCGTCCACTCCCAGGAGGGCATGGGCGGCAAGATCGAGCCGGAGGCACTGAACGACACCAACAAGCTCGAGCTGCGTGTCTTCGGGCAGGACGATCTCGGTCAGGCCGTGCTCGTCGCCCGCCTCGACAATCTCGGCAAGGGTGCCTCGGGCGCGGCCGTCCAGAACATCCGCCTGATGCTCGGCCTGCCGGAAGGCTGA
- the speB gene encoding agmatinase has product MTEASDKPPIDHAFTGDRRGGAADPTYAGALSFMRRPYGKDVAGCDLVIWGVPFDLAVTNRPGARFGPQAIRRASAIFDGDPQYPSGIDPFARLSAVDYGDCALPRGDLPGCARAIETQASSILAAGAHLVTLGGDHFVTLPLLRAHVARHGKLALIQFDAHQDTWDDGPGGIGHGSFVLEAVREGLIDAERSIQIGIRTVAPRDCGIAMLDAYEAHELGVAGTARRIRERVGQGAAYLTFDIDTLDPAFAPGTGTPVSGGFSADQVLRILWAIRDLDIRGMDVVEVSPPYDHADITAIAASTIVQHHVQALALKKPG; this is encoded by the coding sequence ATGACCGAGGCCAGCGACAAGCCGCCGATCGACCATGCCTTTACCGGCGACAGGCGCGGCGGCGCAGCCGATCCGACTTATGCCGGTGCGCTCTCCTTCATGCGCCGCCCTTACGGCAAGGACGTTGCGGGCTGTGATCTCGTGATCTGGGGCGTGCCCTTCGATCTCGCCGTCACCAACCGCCCGGGCGCACGTTTCGGCCCGCAGGCGATCAGGCGCGCCAGCGCGATCTTCGACGGCGATCCGCAATATCCCTCCGGCATCGACCCCTTCGCGCGGCTTTCAGCTGTCGACTATGGCGACTGCGCCTTGCCGCGCGGCGATCTGCCGGGCTGTGCCAGGGCGATCGAGACGCAGGCGAGCAGCATCCTCGCCGCCGGCGCGCATCTCGTCACGCTCGGCGGGGACCATTTCGTCACCCTGCCGCTGCTGCGCGCCCATGTTGCCCGCCATGGCAAGCTGGCGCTGATTCAGTTCGACGCCCATCAGGATACCTGGGATGACGGACCCGGCGGCATTGGCCATGGCAGCTTTGTTCTGGAAGCGGTCCGCGAAGGGCTGATCGATGCCGAGCGCTCGATCCAGATCGGTATCCGCACCGTCGCGCCGCGCGATTGCGGCATCGCCATGCTCGATGCCTATGAGGCGCATGAACTCGGCGTCGCCGGGACGGCGCGGCGCATCCGGGAGCGGGTGGGGCAAGGGGCGGCTTATCTGACGTTCGACATCGATACGCTCGATCCGGCCTTCGCGCCGGGCACGGGCACGCCGGTCTCGGGTGGCTTCAGCGCGGATCAGGTATTGCGCATCCTCTGGGCGATCCGCGATCTCGACATCCGCGGCATGGATGTCGTCGAGGTCTCGCCGCCCTATGACCATGCCGACATCACCGCGATCGCGGCCTCGACCATCGTGCAGCACCATGTCCAGGCTCTGGCATTGAAGAAGCCGGGTTGA
- a CDS encoding SDR family oxidoreductase — translation MSRPVLLVTGGSRGIGAATSIMAAQRGFDVAVNYQSNAEAAAEVVKACEAAGAKAVALQGDMADVTDIIRVFAEAKAALGPLTHVVNNAGITGKSSPLVDADTAVIRECIDVNVTGAILVAREAARALIAHEAAPGRAIVNISSVAAELGSPGEYVWYAASKGAVDSLTIGLAKELAGHGIRVNAVAPGITETDIHALSTGEAGRVARIAPLIPLKRAATADEIAEAVLFLLSEASSYTTGIILKVSGGR, via the coding sequence ATGTCTCGCCCCGTCCTTCTCGTCACCGGCGGCAGCCGGGGCATTGGCGCCGCGACCAGCATCATGGCGGCCCAGCGCGGCTTCGATGTCGCGGTGAACTACCAGAGCAACGCCGAGGCTGCGGCCGAGGTCGTGAAGGCCTGCGAGGCTGCTGGCGCGAAGGCCGTCGCGCTGCAGGGCGACATGGCTGATGTCACCGACATCATCCGCGTCTTCGCGGAAGCCAAGGCGGCGCTCGGCCCGCTCACCCATGTCGTCAACAATGCCGGCATTACCGGCAAGTCGAGCCCCCTGGTCGATGCGGACACCGCCGTCATTCGGGAATGTATCGACGTCAACGTCACCGGCGCAATTCTGGTTGCACGCGAGGCGGCCCGCGCTCTGATCGCCCATGAGGCGGCGCCGGGGAGGGCGATCGTGAATATCTCCTCGGTCGCGGCCGAGCTCGGCTCGCCCGGCGAATATGTCTGGTACGCGGCCTCGAAGGGCGCGGTCGATTCCCTCACCATCGGCCTCGCCAAGGAACTGGCGGGCCACGGCATACGGGTGAACGCGGTGGCCCCCGGCATCACTGAGACGGATATCCATGCGCTTTCGACCGGGGAGGCCGGCCGCGTCGCGCGCATCGCGCCGCTGATCCCGCTGAAGCGCGCCGCCACCGCCGACGAGATCGCCGAGGCGGTGCTATTCCTGCTCTCGGAGGCATCGAGCTACACGACCGGCATCATCCTCAAGGTATCGGGCGGGCGGTAG
- the rpsI gene encoding 30S ribosomal protein S9, giving the protein MAEVLQSLSQLGDVAKPAQPEAPVHVKKVDAQGRAYATGKRKNAIARVWIKPGSGKVTVNGRDQEIYFARPVLRLVLKQPLQLVDRLTQYDVIVSVKGGGLSGQAGAVRHGISKALTFYEPELRSPLKKEGFLTRDSRVVERKKFGKAKARRSFQFSKR; this is encoded by the coding sequence ATGGCCGAGGTTCTTCAGTCTCTCTCCCAGCTTGGCGACGTCGCCAAGCCCGCTCAGCCGGAAGCTCCGGTCCACGTCAAGAAGGTCGATGCGCAGGGTCGTGCCTATGCCACTGGCAAGCGCAAGAACGCCATCGCGCGCGTCTGGATCAAGCCCGGCTCCGGCAAGGTCACGGTCAATGGCCGCGATCAGGAGATCTATTTCGCTCGTCCGGTGCTCCGTCTTGTCCTCAAGCAGCCGCTGCAGCTCGTTGATCGCCTGACGCAGTACGACGTCATCGTCTCGGTCAAGGGCGGCGGTCTCTCCGGCCAGGCCGGCGCGGTGCGTCACGGCATCTCCAAGGCCCTGACCTTCTACGAGCCGGAGCTGCGCAGCCCGCTCAAGAAGGAAGGCTTCCTGACCCGCGACTCGCGTGTCGTCGAGCGTAAGAAGTTCGGCAAGGCCAAGGCCCGCCGCAGCTTCCAGTTCTCGAAGCGCTGA
- the rplM gene encoding 50S ribosomal protein L13: MKTVSLKPADVEKKWVVIDASGLVVGRLASVVAMRLRGKHKAAYTPHVDCGDNVIVINAEKVSLTGRKRDQKVYYHHTGFPGGIKERSAKFILEGRFPERVVEKAVERMLPRGPLFRQILGNLRVYKGSEHPHAAQSPEALDVAALNSKNKRV; this comes from the coding sequence ATGAAGACCGTCTCGCTCAAGCCCGCCGATGTCGAAAAGAAGTGGGTTGTGATCGACGCCTCCGGGCTCGTCGTCGGCCGTCTCGCCTCCGTTGTGGCGATGCGTCTGCGCGGCAAGCACAAGGCCGCCTACACCCCCCATGTCGACTGCGGCGACAATGTCATCGTCATCAACGCCGAGAAGGTCTCCCTGACCGGCCGCAAGCGTGACCAGAAGGTGTATTACCACCACACTGGCTTCCCGGGCGGCATCAAGGAGCGTTCGGCCAAGTTCATCCTGGAAGGCCGCTTCCCCGAGCGCGTCGTCGAGAAGGCCGTCGAGCGCATGCTGCCGCGTGGCCCGCTCTTCCGCCAGATCCTTGGCAATCTGCGCGTCTACAAGGGCTCGGAGCATCCGCACGCCGCCCAGTCGCCGGAGGCGCTCGACGTCGCCGCGCTCAACAGCAAGAACAAGAGGGTCTGA
- a CDS encoding substrate-binding domain-containing protein: MTEKRTALLIAATLFGAMPAFAEVNVISSGGFTAAYRELVPACEAKIGHKVVSAYGASMGAAPDAIPNRLARGEPADVVILAGDAFDKLVQDGKGMAGTRTDLARSAIGLSVKAGTPKPDISTVEALKKTLMEAKSIAYSASASGTYLSEELFPKLDPSGQVMAKSKKIFSERVGTVVARGDAELGFQQVSELIPIQGLEFVGTLPEEVQKVTIFSAGLAAGAKEPDAAKALIACLGGTDAAPTIRKTGLDPIPAKK, from the coding sequence ATGACGGAAAAACGCACTGCCCTGCTCATCGCCGCCACGCTCTTTGGCGCTATGCCGGCCTTCGCCGAGGTCAACGTCATCAGCTCGGGCGGCTTCACTGCAGCCTACAGGGAACTCGTCCCGGCCTGCGAAGCGAAGATCGGCCACAAGGTGGTCAGCGCCTATGGCGCCTCGATGGGCGCTGCGCCGGACGCGATTCCCAATCGCCTCGCGCGGGGTGAGCCGGCCGACGTGGTGATTCTGGCGGGTGATGCCTTCGACAAGCTGGTGCAGGACGGCAAGGGCATGGCCGGCACTCGCACCGACCTCGCCCGCTCGGCCATCGGCCTCTCAGTCAAGGCGGGCACGCCAAAGCCCGACATCTCGACGGTCGAGGCGCTGAAGAAGACGCTGATGGAGGCGAAATCGATCGCCTATTCGGCGAGCGCCAGCGGCACCTATCTTTCCGAGGAGCTCTTCCCGAAGCTCGATCCGAGCGGCCAGGTCATGGCCAAGTCGAAGAAGATCTTCAGCGAGCGCGTCGGTACCGTCGTGGCGCGCGGCGATGCCGAGCTCGGCTTCCAGCAGGTCAGCGAGCTCATCCCGATCCAGGGGCTGGAGTTCGTCGGCACGCTGCCGGAGGAGGTCCAGAAGGTCACGATCTTCTCGGCCGGGCTCGCCGCCGGCGCCAAGGAGCCCGACGCGGCAAAGGCGCTGATCGCCTGCCTTGGCGGCACGGATGCGGCGCCGACGATCCGCAAGACCGGCCTCGATCCGATTCCGGCCAAGAAATAG
- a CDS encoding PaaI family thioesterase, protein MTIRMSAAEIERYLDEVFPQLHHGGRTYFIEEVGPMTARMRCDYHERHLRPGGTVSGPTMMALADLALYAAILAQIGPVGLAVTTSLNFNFLRKPGQAALIGEAKLLKLGKRLAVGEVCLYSQGETEMVCHATGTYSIPAR, encoded by the coding sequence ATGACGATCCGCATGAGCGCCGCCGAGATCGAGCGCTATCTCGACGAGGTCTTCCCGCAGCTCCACCATGGCGGGCGCACCTATTTCATTGAGGAGGTCGGGCCGATGACGGCCCGCATGCGCTGCGACTACCATGAGCGCCATCTGCGCCCGGGCGGGACCGTTTCAGGGCCGACGATGATGGCGCTTGCCGATCTCGCGCTCTATGCGGCGATCCTCGCCCAGATCGGCCCGGTCGGCCTCGCGGTGACGACGAGCCTCAACTTCAATTTCCTGCGCAAGCCGGGGCAGGCGGCCCTGATCGGGGAGGCGAAGCTGCTCAAGCTCGGCAAGCGACTCGCCGTCGGCGAGGTCTGCCTCTATTCGCAGGGCGAGACTGAGATGGTCTGCCACGCGACAGGGACCTATTCGATCCCCGCGCGCTGA
- a CDS encoding enoyl-CoA hydratase codes for MNAHHQPETAILLRQDAEGIATLTLNRPQARNPLSEAMLAALSEAFTAIAADRSVRAVILAAAGPVFSAGHDLKEMTAHRADADRGRAYFVDILGRCSAMMQQITALPQPVIAAVEGTATAAGCQLVASCDLAVAGMDARFCTPGVHIGLFCSTPMVALSRNLSAKHAMEMLLLGEMVPAEEALRMGLVNRAVPAGQALAEAGRLATAIAAKSRATVRTGKRAFYEQREMGLKAAYDHASAVMVENMLARDAEEGIGAFMEKRAPIWES; via the coding sequence ATGAACGCGCATCACCAACCGGAGACTGCCATCCTCCTGCGCCAGGATGCCGAGGGCATCGCGACCTTGACGCTGAACCGCCCGCAGGCTCGCAATCCTCTGAGCGAAGCCATGCTGGCCGCGTTGAGCGAGGCCTTCACCGCGATCGCCGCGGACCGTTCGGTGCGCGCCGTCATCCTCGCCGCCGCCGGGCCGGTCTTCAGCGCCGGGCATGATCTGAAGGAAATGACCGCCCATCGCGCCGATGCGGATCGTGGCCGCGCCTATTTCGTCGACATCCTCGGGCGCTGCTCGGCGATGATGCAGCAGATCACCGCCCTGCCCCAGCCGGTCATCGCGGCCGTCGAAGGCACCGCCACCGCCGCAGGATGCCAGCTCGTCGCGAGTTGCGACCTCGCTGTCGCCGGCATGGACGCCCGCTTCTGCACGCCGGGCGTCCATATCGGCCTGTTCTGCTCGACGCCGATGGTGGCGCTCTCGCGCAACCTCTCAGCCAAGCACGCGATGGAGATGCTGCTGCTCGGCGAGATGGTACCCGCCGAGGAAGCACTGCGGATGGGCCTCGTCAATCGCGCCGTACCCGCGGGACAGGCGCTGGCCGAGGCGGGTCGGCTCGCCACGGCCATCGCAGCGAAGTCGCGCGCGACAGTCAGGACCGGCAAGCGCGCCTTCTACGAGCAGCGTGAGATGGGGCTGAAGGCGGCATACGACCACGCTTCCGCGGTCATGGTCGAGAACATGCTCGCGCGCGACGCAGAGGAAGGGATCGGCGCGTTCATGGAAAAGCGCGCGCCGATCTGGGAGTCATAG
- a CDS encoding CoA-binding protein, translating into MSHDAYDDALIRRILRETKRIALVGASANEARPSWIVTKYLLDRGYDVVPVNPGLAGQIILGKTVYAALKDIPGPIDMVEIFRNSQAAGPITDEALALDPLPKVIWMQLSVRNDEAAARAEAKGVTVIMNRCPKIEYGRLSGEIGWQGINSRILSAKKPALAGKGFQKLTINRPGT; encoded by the coding sequence TTGAGCCACGATGCCTATGACGATGCGCTGATCCGTCGCATCCTGCGCGAAACGAAGCGGATCGCCCTGGTCGGCGCCTCCGCGAACGAGGCGCGCCCGAGCTGGATCGTGACGAAATACCTGCTCGACCGCGGTTACGACGTGGTTCCGGTCAATCCCGGCCTCGCCGGGCAGATCATATTGGGCAAGACGGTCTACGCCGCGCTCAAGGACATTCCCGGCCCGATCGACATGGTCGAGATCTTCCGCAACTCGCAAGCCGCCGGGCCGATCACAGACGAGGCACTGGCGCTCGATCCTCTGCCCAAGGTGATCTGGATGCAGCTTTCGGTGCGCAACGACGAAGCGGCCGCGCGGGCCGAGGCGAAGGGCGTCACCGTCATCATGAACCGCTGCCCGAAGATCGAATATGGCCGGCTGTCCGGCGAAATCGGCTGGCAAGGCATCAATTCGCGCATTCTCTCCGCCAAGAAACCTGCGCTCGCCGGCAAAGGCTTCCAGAAGCTGACGATCAACCGGCCGGGCACGTGA